From the genome of Agromyces intestinalis:
CCGGTCGACCACCTGTTCGCGATGCCGGTGCTGCTCAACGAGTTCAAAGAGACGCTCGACCCGTCGACGCTCACCGTCGTCTCGCCCGACATGGGCCGGGTGCGCGTCGCCGACATCTGGAGCGACAAGCTCGGTGCGCCACTGGCGATCATCCACAAGCGCCGCGACCCGCTGGTGCCGAACCAGGTCTCGGTGCACGAGATCGTCGGCACGGTCGAAGGCCGGGTGTGCCTGCTCGTGGACGACCTCATCGACACCGGCCGCACCATCGTGAAGGCGGCCGAGGCGCTGAAGGCGAACGGCGCCACGGGCGTCGTGGTCGCCGCGACGCACGCGGTGTTCTCGCCGCCGGCGGTCGAGATCCTGCAGTCCGACGTGATCGACCGCGTCGTCGTCACCGACACCCTGCCGGTCCCCGAGGACAAGCGCTGGGACCGTCTGACGGTGCTCCCGATCGCGCCGCTGCTGGCGCGCGCGATCAAGGAGATCTTCGAAGACGGCTCGGTGACGAGCATGTTCGACGGCGCCGCGTAGGATGCATCGGTGAGCACCACCTCGACCCCGCGTCCCTGGCTCGATAGCTACGCCGAGGGGGTGCCCGACGACATCGACGCCTCCGAGGGGTCCCTCTACGACCTCATCCGCGAGTCGGTCGCGCAGTACCCCGACCGACCCGCACTCGAGTTCTTCGGCCGCGAGACGACCTACGCCGACCTCGGCGCGCAGATCGAACGGGCCGCCGAGGGGCTGCGGCTGCTCGGCGTGCAGAAGGGCGACCCGGTGGCGATCGTGCTGCCGAACTGCCCGCAGCACATCGTCGCGTTCTACGCGGTGCTGCGGCTCGGCGCGATCGTCGTCGAGCACAACCCGCTGTACACGCCGCGCGAGCTGCGCCACCAGTTCGAAGACCACGGCGCGCGCGTGGCGATCGCGTGGGACAAGACGGTCGAGACCATCCAGGGCTTCCCGGCGGATGTCGCGGTGCCGACGGTCGTCTCGGTCGACGTGACCCGGGCGATGCCGTTCGCGACCCGCGCGGCGCTGCGGCTGCCGATCGCGAAGGCGCGCGAGTCGCGCGACGCCCTCACGACGAAGGTGCGCGGCACGGTGCGCTGGGAGCAGCTGGTCGAGGCCGACCCCATCGACCCGCACATCTTCACGCCCGGCGTCGACGATGTCGCCCTCATCCAGTACACGAGCGGCACGACGGGCAACCCGAAGGGGGCGACCCTCACGCACGGCAACCTGCTCGCGAACGCGGCGCAGGCGCGGGCCTGGGTGCCGCAGGTGCCGCGCGGCACCGCGGTCGTCTACGCGGTGCTGCCGATGTTCCACGCGTACGGGCTCACCCTCTGTCTGACGTTCGCGATGAGCATGGGTGCGCGGCTGGTGCTGTTCCCGAAGCCCGACCCCGACCTCATCCTGAAGGTCGTGAAGAAGCGCCCGGCGACGTTCCTGCCGGCGGTGCCGCCGATCTACAAGCGGCTCACGCAGGCCGCCGACGCGCAGGGCGTGTCGCTCGCGGGCATCCAGATCGCGATCTCGGGTGCGATGGCGCTGTCGACCGACGTGGTCGAGCCCTGGGAGGAGCGCACCGGCGGATACCTCGTCGAGGGCTACGGTCTCAGCGAGTGCTCGCCCGTGCTGATGGCCAACCCGGTGGCCGACAACCGCCGGGCGGGCACGGTCGGCCTGCCGCTGCCGTCGACCGAGTGCCGAGTGGTCGACCCCGACCACCCGATGACGGATGTCGCGCCCGGCGCCGAGGGCGAGCTCATCGTGCGCGGTCCGCAGGTGTTCCAGGGCTACTGGAAGAAGCCCGAGGAGACCGAGGCGGTGTTCGTCGACGACCCCGACGGCGGTTCGCCGTGGTTCCGCACGGGTGACATCGTCGCGATCGACGACGCCGGGTTCGTGCGCATCGTCGACCGCATCAAGGAGCTCATCATCACCGGCGGCTTCAACGTCGCGCCGACCGAGGTCGAGGACGCGATCCTGCACCACCCCGACGTCGAGGACGCGGCGGTGGTCGGCGTGCCCGACGAGCACTCGGGCGAGCAGGTGGTCGCGGTCGTCGTGCTGCGCGAGGGGGCCGCGTTCGACCCCGAGGCGATCCGTGCGTTCGCGCGCAACGGGCTCACGCCCTACAAGGTGCCCAAGCGCGTCGTGCAGGTCGCCGAGCTGCCGAAGTCGCAGATCGGCAAGGTGCTGCGCCGCCAGGTGCGCAACGGGCTCCTGAACGGCTGAGATGGGGTTCCTGTCGGAGGGAACGGCCGCGGCGCTCGCGCGCCTCGTCGCGCTCGACGACGCGGATGCTCCGCCGCTCGAGCGGCTCCGAGGCATCCGCTCGCTCGTGGCCGCCCTCGAAGCCGACCCGGCCGCGCTCGCCGCGGTGCGCGAGGCGCTCGCGTCGGGTGCGACCTGGGAGGACGTCGCGGATGCTGCGGGCCTCAGCCCGTCCGCGGCGAAGTACCGCTGGGCGGGCGATGACGACGCCATCGCCGACCGGCAGGAGGCGAGCCGGCGGCGCAAGCGCCACCGGCCGTCGTCGAAACCCGCCGACCTGCCGGGGCTCTCGGTCGCGGAGGCGGCGAAGCAGCTGGGTGTGACCCCACAGGCGATCTACCAGCGGGTATCGCGCGGCCAGCTCGAGGCGCGCACCGTCGAACTGCCCGACGGGCGCAGCTACAAGCGGGTGTTCCCGGCGCCCGATGAGGATACGACGCGCCCCGAGGGTTAGATATCGCGCCCCGGCCCGTCGATGAATCGCGGCGGCCCGGGGATCACGCCGAGGTTCGCGACGAGCCGGCTGTCGTGGGGCGACTCGGCGTAGCAGAGCCATCCCGGTCCGCCGGGGCCGAAGAGATCGAACGCGACGTGCGCACCGGTCGAGCCGGCGTCGAACGCCCGCGCGACGGCGACGCACGAGCGTGCTGCGGCGTTGTACGCCACGCCGTACAGCGACAGCACGATCGGCAGCACCATCGCCGCGAGCGCGACGAATACGACGCCGCGCAGCATCCGTCGCCGTCGGTCGCCGCGCGCCGGCCACTCGTCGTCGTCGGCGGCCGCGAGCTCGGGATGCCAGTCGTCAGCCGTCGAGTCGTTGCTCATGGGAGCACCATCGTAGCCCGCGATGGCGCTCCCATGGGTGCGTGGTGCGAGCGTTCAGTGCGGCTGGGCGCTCGTCGGGTGCGCTCAGTGCCAGCTGGGCTCGGTCTCGATCTCGGTGCGATCGCCCGACCAGAGCGTGTGGAACACGCCGTCCTTGTCGATACGACGGTAGGTGTGCGCGCCGAAGAAGTCGCGCTGCCCCTGGATGAGCGCGGCCGGCAGGCGCTTCGCGCGCAGGCCGTCGTAGTAGGCGAGCGACGATGAGAACGCCGGGGTCGGGATGCCTGCGCCCGCGGCGATCTGCACGACGCGGCGCCAGCTCTCCTGGGCACCTGCGATCGCGTCGCGGAAGTACGGCGCCACGACCAGCGCGACGAGGCTGGGGTCGTCGGCGTACGCCTCGGCGATGCGGTTGAGGAAGCGCGCGCGGATGATGCATCCGGCTCGCCAGATCTTCGCGATCTCGCCCTTGTCGATGTTCCAGCCGAACTGCTCGGCGCCCGAGATGATCTCGTCGAAGCCCTGCGAGTAGGCGATGATCTTCGACGCGTACAGGGCGCGCCGCACGTCCTCGATGAAGGCGTCGGCGTCCTCGGGCGCGACCGTCCACGCCTCGGCCGGGCCGGGCAGGTCGGCGGATGCCTCGCGCTGTGCGGCCTTCGACGACAGCGAGCGGGCGAACACGGCCTCGGCGATGCCCGAGGTCGGCACGCCCAGGTCGAGGGCGTTCTGCACCGTCCAGGCGCCGGTGCCCTTCGCGC
Proteins encoded in this window:
- a CDS encoding ribose-phosphate diphosphokinase yields the protein MSGIETAGSKRLVLVSGRAHPALAESIAEELGSELVPTDARTFANGEIYARYDESVRGADAFVIQSHTSPINEWLMEQLIMVDALKRASAKRITVVAPFYPYARQDKKGRGREPISARLVADLFKAAGADRIMSVDLHAAQIQGFFDGPVDHLFAMPVLLNEFKETLDPSTLTVVSPDMGRVRVADIWSDKLGAPLAIIHKRRDPLVPNQVSVHEIVGTVEGRVCLLVDDLIDTGRTIVKAAEALKANGATGVVVAATHAVFSPPAVEILQSDVIDRVVVTDTLPVPEDKRWDRLTVLPIAPLLARAIKEIFEDGSVTSMFDGAA
- a CDS encoding long-chain-fatty-acid--CoA ligase, producing the protein MSTTSTPRPWLDSYAEGVPDDIDASEGSLYDLIRESVAQYPDRPALEFFGRETTYADLGAQIERAAEGLRLLGVQKGDPVAIVLPNCPQHIVAFYAVLRLGAIVVEHNPLYTPRELRHQFEDHGARVAIAWDKTVETIQGFPADVAVPTVVSVDVTRAMPFATRAALRLPIAKARESRDALTTKVRGTVRWEQLVEADPIDPHIFTPGVDDVALIQYTSGTTGNPKGATLTHGNLLANAAQARAWVPQVPRGTAVVYAVLPMFHAYGLTLCLTFAMSMGARLVLFPKPDPDLILKVVKKRPATFLPAVPPIYKRLTQAADAQGVSLAGIQIAISGAMALSTDVVEPWEERTGGYLVEGYGLSECSPVLMANPVADNRRAGTVGLPLPSTECRVVDPDHPMTDVAPGAEGELIVRGPQVFQGYWKKPEETEAVFVDDPDGGSPWFRTGDIVAIDDAGFVRIVDRIKELIITGGFNVAPTEVEDAILHHPDVEDAAVVGVPDEHSGEQVVAVVVLREGAAFDPEAIRAFARNGLTPYKVPKRVVQVAELPKSQIGKVLRRQVRNGLLNG